The DNA window GTTTTTCTCTTAATTTTTGTATCAATACATTGATATCCTCAGGTATATCTGCCGTGACAGTCATTTTTTCTCCTGTTCTTGGATGATTGAAGGATAATTTATAAGCATGCAATGCCTGCCTTTTTATATATTGGGCATCGTCATTTTCTTCACCGTACAAGGTGTCTCCGTATAGGGGATGGCCTAAAAATGAAAGGTGCACCCTTATCTGGTGAGTTTTGCCTGTTTCCAGCCTGACTTCTAAAAGGGAGGCATCGTTTAAAATCTCTATGGTTTTATAATGGGTGACTGCACGCTGTCCCTTTTCCATAACTTCTCTTTTGATGGAATCATAGAAGGGCCTGTCAATAGGCTGGTCTATGGTTCCGTCATTTTTATCCAATATGCCGTGAACCACAGTGCAGTATATTTTTTCAACAGTATTATTATCCATCTGTTTTGCCATGGCCTGATGGCAAAACTGGTTTTTTGCAATCATGACAAGGCCGGAGGTATCCCTGTCCAGCCTGTTTACAAGCCTTACTATTGTATTTTCATTTCTTTGTCTCCAGTGATAAATCACACCGTTTGAAAGAGTGCCTATAGGATGGCCTTTTGTCGGATGTACTACCATTCCCGGCTGTTTGTTTACAATCAGAAGGTCGGCATCTTCAAAAACAATTTCAATGGGGATATTTTGAGCCTCAATATTCTGGCTTTCATCCTTTAATAAATTGACGGATATCTCATCGCCTTTTTTTACCTTTAAGTTTGTAAATGCTGCTTCCCCGTTTACATATATTGAATTGTTTTTCTTCATGCCTGTTATGATTCTTCTTGACAGGTTAAGCTTGTTTTTTAATATGCTGTCAAGTCTTACCCCATCATCTTCCTGCACTGCAATATATTTAAGCAAATCCTTTGTCATTTTTATCTCCGTAATTAGTATTTTTTAATTTTCATTCAAATGTATACAAACAATATTATATAGCTTACGACTTTTAATTACCATAATTATAAAAGCGGTGCCAATATCATTATTTCCTCATTTTCCCTATAAATGCTGCCAAACTGCGATAGGGGAAGAGGGCTTGTGCCCAAACCTGCTTCTATGGT is part of the Oxobacter pfennigii genome and encodes:
- a CDS encoding RluA family pseudouridine synthase, giving the protein MTKDLLKYIAVQEDDGVRLDSILKNKLNLSRRIITGMKKNNSIYVNGEAAFTNLKVKKGDEISVNLLKDESQNIEAQNIPIEIVFEDADLLIVNKQPGMVVHPTKGHPIGTLSNGVIYHWRQRNENTIVRLVNRLDRDTSGLVMIAKNQFCHQAMAKQMDNNTVEKIYCTVVHGILDKNDGTIDQPIDRPFYDSIKREVMEKGQRAVTHYKTIEILNDASLLEVRLETGKTHQIRVHLSFLGHPLYGDTLYGEENDDAQYIKRQALHAYKLSFNHPRTGEKMTVTADIPEDINVLIQKLREKHI